The proteins below are encoded in one region of Amycolatopsis magusensis:
- a CDS encoding ESX secretion-associated protein EspG, with the protein MTAPTVVPVAALAALVGRERAGQLHITLQPQPMWYPDRDRDELSRQIDEALAEAGLLDHTGRTKVEFLDLLPLLTSASIEFYGWATRGDETIGLLAASRGMLGVLAVRSGAWVTIREVGQHELPEALVAELPELYAGGGRSQTVRVRDFEDAARGKEQGRTLPQAISDVVKVVQRPVHGTGELYAGKRDEVGRYARVEQPLHYADTDWGRYLNYTVGDGPEAEIHVAPATPAALADALRSLSSTLTPALRQTL; encoded by the coding sequence GTGACCGCTCCGACGGTGGTCCCGGTCGCCGCGCTGGCCGCGCTGGTCGGCCGGGAACGGGCCGGGCAGCTGCACATCACCCTGCAACCGCAGCCGATGTGGTACCCCGACCGCGATCGCGACGAGCTGTCCCGGCAGATCGACGAGGCGCTCGCCGAGGCCGGGCTGCTCGACCACACCGGCCGGACCAAGGTCGAGTTCCTGGACCTGCTGCCGCTGCTGACCTCGGCGTCCATCGAGTTCTACGGCTGGGCGACGCGCGGCGACGAGACCATCGGCCTGCTCGCGGCTTCGCGCGGCATGCTCGGGGTGCTCGCCGTGCGCTCGGGTGCCTGGGTCACCATCCGCGAGGTCGGCCAGCACGAACTGCCCGAGGCACTGGTCGCCGAACTGCCCGAGCTGTACGCGGGTGGCGGCCGGTCGCAGACGGTGCGGGTGCGGGACTTCGAGGACGCCGCGCGCGGCAAGGAGCAGGGCCGGACGCTGCCGCAGGCGATTTCCGACGTGGTGAAGGTGGTGCAGCGGCCGGTGCACGGCACCGGTGAGCTGTACGCGGGCAAACGCGACGAGGTCGGCCGCTACGCCCGGGTGGAGCAGCCGCTGCACTACGCCGACACGGACTGGGGCCGATACCTCAACTACACCGTCGGGGACGGCCCGGAAGCCGAAATCCACGTAGCCCCGGCAACCCCAGCCGCCCTGGCCGACGCCCTACGCTCCCTGTCCTCCACCCTCACCCCAGCCCTCCGCCAAACGCTATGA
- a CDS encoding Glu/Leu/Phe/Val dehydrogenase, which translates to MSTQNSTEPLLRLTWTDPVTGTRGFLVVHTLVSGLATGGTRMRPGCTMTEVEDLARGMANKTATFNLPVGGAKGGIDFDPKDPRAFDVLSRFCSAMRPWLDAHWVTAEDLGVPQHLIDEVFASLGLEQSYHAAISRAADPARTLRRVQTGLNAPVPGGLLLGDVVGGYGVAQSCLGVASAWGWDAAETTVAIQGVGTMGGGAAWYLHEAGMRVTAVADAAGTLYHPAGLDVPALLELRDAYGEIDRGRVAPDVQRLPRDAVLGIEADIFVPAAISYAITEDNVEQVAAKVVVEAANAATTEAAEATLVLAGIPVIPDFVANAGAAAWAWWLLLGEVGADPADSFLRLRTEMQSKVALLLAQWNTDRRPPRETGWELAAANRVERAATEHLAPALTIP; encoded by the coding sequence GTGAGCACCCAGAACAGCACCGAACCGTTGCTGAGGTTGACCTGGACGGACCCGGTGACCGGTACTCGAGGATTTCTCGTGGTGCACACGCTCGTCTCCGGGCTGGCCACCGGTGGCACGCGGATGCGCCCCGGCTGCACCATGACCGAGGTCGAGGACCTGGCCAGGGGCATGGCGAACAAGACGGCCACGTTCAACCTGCCGGTCGGCGGCGCCAAGGGCGGCATCGACTTCGACCCGAAGGACCCGCGGGCCTTCGACGTGCTCAGCCGGTTCTGCTCGGCGATGCGCCCGTGGCTCGACGCGCACTGGGTGACCGCTGAAGACCTCGGCGTGCCGCAGCACCTGATCGACGAGGTGTTCGCGAGCCTCGGCCTCGAGCAGTCCTACCACGCGGCCATCTCCCGGGCGGCCGATCCGGCGCGGACCCTGCGCCGCGTGCAGACCGGGCTGAACGCGCCGGTCCCGGGCGGGCTGCTGCTCGGCGACGTGGTCGGCGGGTACGGCGTCGCGCAGTCCTGCCTCGGCGTCGCCTCGGCGTGGGGCTGGGACGCGGCCGAGACCACGGTGGCCATCCAGGGTGTCGGGACCATGGGCGGGGGCGCGGCCTGGTACCTGCACGAAGCGGGCATGCGGGTGACCGCGGTCGCCGACGCGGCGGGCACGCTGTACCACCCGGCGGGCCTGGACGTCCCGGCGTTGCTGGAATTGCGCGACGCCTACGGGGAGATCGACCGCGGCCGCGTCGCGCCGGACGTGCAACGACTGCCGCGCGACGCGGTGCTCGGCATCGAGGCCGACATCTTCGTGCCCGCGGCGATCTCGTACGCGATCACCGAGGACAATGTGGAGCAGGTCGCCGCGAAGGTGGTCGTGGAAGCGGCGAACGCCGCCACCACCGAGGCCGCCGAAGCCACCCTGGTGCTGGCGGGCATCCCGGTGATCCCGGACTTCGTCGCCAACGCCGGTGCCGCCGCGTGGGCGTGGTGGCTGCTGCTGGGCGAGGTCGGTGCGGACCCGGCGGACTCGTTCCTGCGGCTGCGCACCGAGATGCAGTCGAAGGTGGCGCTGCTGCTGGCGCAGTGGAACACCGACCGCCGCCCGCCGCGCGAGACCGGCTGGGAACTCGCGGCGGCGAACCGGGTGGAGCGGGCCGCCACCGAGCACCTGGCCCCCGCGCTCACCATCCCCTAG
- a CDS encoding LysR family transcriptional regulator, which yields MEFSLQRLRMLRELDRRGTVTAAAGALHYTASAVSQQLAQLERDVGAKLFERLGRRVQLTELGKLLTSHAEEILGAVERAALALEEAQESVTVRLTAGVWASVASGLLPHALTALAAEHPGIKVRTRELAPEETADAVRDGSLDFSFVIDYSDAPMPWDPGLERAVVAVERLHAAVPAGTVPAASISLLELADQPWILASPKSHFGRAIRIACQRHGFEPKIDHEVEEQATAMAMVAKGLGVTLVSDLGLMLRPPGVDTVALASPLMRTVSIAYRTTALRRPSMQLVIHAVRAAAAELGLATETTLP from the coding sequence ATGGAGTTTTCGTTGCAGAGACTGCGGATGCTCCGGGAGCTGGATCGGCGGGGAACCGTCACCGCCGCCGCCGGAGCACTGCACTACACGGCGTCGGCCGTTTCGCAGCAGCTGGCCCAGCTCGAACGGGACGTCGGCGCGAAGCTGTTCGAACGGCTCGGCAGGCGCGTCCAGCTGACCGAGCTGGGCAAGCTGCTCACCTCGCACGCCGAGGAGATCCTCGGCGCGGTCGAGCGGGCGGCACTGGCGCTCGAGGAGGCCCAGGAGTCCGTGACGGTCCGGCTCACCGCGGGGGTGTGGGCGTCGGTGGCCTCCGGGCTGCTGCCGCACGCGCTGACCGCGCTGGCCGCCGAGCACCCGGGCATCAAGGTGCGCACCCGTGAGCTGGCACCGGAGGAGACCGCGGACGCGGTCCGCGACGGGTCGCTCGACTTCTCGTTCGTCATCGACTACTCGGACGCGCCGATGCCGTGGGATCCCGGGCTGGAACGCGCGGTGGTGGCGGTGGAACGGCTGCACGCCGCGGTGCCGGCCGGTACCGTGCCCGCCGCCAGCATTTCGCTGCTCGAGCTGGCGGACCAGCCGTGGATCCTGGCCAGCCCGAAGAGCCACTTCGGCCGGGCCATCCGGATCGCCTGCCAGCGCCACGGGTTCGAGCCGAAGATCGACCACGAGGTGGAGGAGCAGGCCACCGCGATGGCGATGGTGGCGAAAGGACTCGGCGTCACCCTGGTCTCCGACCTGGGCCTGATGCTGCGACCGCCCGGTGTGGACACGGTCGCGCTGGCCAGCCCGCTGATGCGGACGGTGTCCATCGCCTACCGCACCACCGCGCTGCGGCGGCCGTCGATGCAGCTGGTGATCCACGCCGTGCGCGCCGCCGCGGCCGAGCTCGGACTGGCCACGGAGACCACCCTCCCCTGA
- a CDS encoding glutamate-cysteine ligase family protein, protein MATVRDFPSPATGNLAARVVSDRAEGEAYVASVCFKHGPPRLLGVELEYTLHHRDDPSRPLDPGELAAALGPHTPVTLDPGSPATPLPGGSPVSLEPGGQVELSALPSESLADLAGVVDADLAYLTELLARSGLELGATGIDAHRAPRRVLQTPRYAAMERRFAPDGPGGATMMSSTAGLQVCVDTGEAGDLPARWAAVHELGPVLLALFANSRVHAGKDTGSASARWLAVMATERARTFAATASPDPPADWGRRMMDTPVMVVPRRDGPWDAPVRFTFADWIEGRGEAGVFGPPTVADLDYHLTTLFTPVRPQGYLEIRYLDAQPPRGWLDATALLVALLARPSTVDRVRELCEPVAGAWETAAGRGLADPAIAAAARAVADLGCAALGDTGLAPPVIDRIAAAVQHRAASPSASPTPEERA, encoded by the coding sequence ATGGCGACGGTCAGAGATTTTCCTTCTCCCGCAACGGGTAATCTCGCCGCGCGGGTGGTTTCCGACCGCGCGGAGGGTGAGGCCTACGTCGCGTCGGTGTGCTTCAAGCACGGTCCGCCGAGACTGCTCGGGGTGGAACTCGAGTACACCCTGCACCACCGGGACGACCCGTCCCGCCCGCTCGACCCCGGGGAACTGGCCGCGGCACTCGGCCCGCACACCCCGGTGACGCTCGATCCCGGCAGCCCGGCCACGCCGCTGCCGGGCGGTTCGCCGGTCAGTCTCGAACCCGGCGGCCAAGTGGAGCTTTCGGCCCTCCCCAGTGAATCCCTCGCCGATCTCGCCGGCGTCGTCGACGCCGATCTCGCCTATCTCACCGAATTGCTCGCCCGGTCCGGGCTGGAACTGGGCGCCACGGGCATCGACGCCCATCGCGCCCCCCGCCGGGTCCTGCAGACCCCTCGCTACGCCGCGATGGAACGCCGTTTCGCGCCGGACGGTCCTGGCGGCGCCACGATGATGTCCAGCACGGCCGGGCTGCAGGTCTGCGTGGACACCGGCGAGGCAGGGGACCTGCCGGCGCGGTGGGCCGCGGTCCACGAACTGGGCCCGGTGCTGCTGGCCCTGTTCGCCAATTCCCGCGTGCACGCGGGAAAGGACACCGGCTCCGCCTCGGCCCGCTGGCTCGCGGTGATGGCCACCGAACGGGCCCGCACCTTCGCCGCCACCGCCTCGCCGGACCCGCCGGCGGACTGGGGGCGGCGGATGATGGACACCCCGGTGATGGTGGTGCCCCGGCGGGACGGCCCGTGGGACGCGCCGGTGCGCTTCACCTTCGCCGACTGGATCGAAGGCCGGGGTGAGGCCGGGGTGTTCGGCCCGCCCACGGTGGCCGATCTGGACTACCACCTCACCACCCTGTTCACCCCGGTGCGCCCGCAGGGATACCTGGAGATCCGGTACCTGGACGCCCAGCCACCGCGGGGCTGGCTCGACGCCACCGCCCTGCTCGTCGCCCTGCTCGCCCGGCCCTCCACAGTGGACAGGGTCCGCGAACTCTGCGAACCCGTCGCCGGTGCCTGGGAGACCGCGGCCGGTCGCGGGCTCGCGGACCCGGCCATCGCCGCGGCCGCCAGGGCCGTGGCCGACCTCGGTTGCGCCGCACTCGGCGATACCGGGCTGGCACCGCCGGTGATCGACCGGATCGCCGCCGCCGTGCAACACCGAGCCGCATCCCCCTCAGCTTCGCCTACCCCAGAGGAAAGGGCGTGA
- the egtB gene encoding ergothioneine biosynthesis protein EgtB: MATSTAENNPLLDLSPQDLRAHTAEALTRARARSTALTDAVDDEDLVRQHSKLMSPLVWDLAHIGSQEELWLVRDVGGREPLRPDLDEIYDAFMHARADRPGLPLLGPADARAYVREVRDKTFDVLERSPLDDGNALQRNAFAFGMITQHEQQHDETMLATHQLRRGEPVLHAPSPPPRRAGALPAEVVVPAGAFVMGTTAEPWALDNERPAHETPVDAFAIDTTPVTNGAYLEFLDGDGYTDPRWWSEEGWAYRNEHDIVAPRFWRREGGQWWRVRFGVHERIPEDEPVVHVSFHEAAAYAAWAGKRLPTEAEWEKAARFDPVSGRSRRFPWGDEEPTAEHANLGQRHLRPAPVGAYPAGASPLGVHQLIGDVWEWTSSDFHGYPGFRAFPYREYSEVFFGPGYKVLRGGSFGTDAAAIRGTFRNWDYPIRRQIFAGFRCARDLTAGERA; this comes from the coding sequence GTGGCTACCTCGACCGCGGAGAACAACCCGCTGCTCGACCTGAGCCCGCAGGACCTGCGTGCGCACACCGCCGAAGCCCTCACCAGGGCACGAGCCCGCAGCACCGCACTGACCGATGCCGTCGACGACGAGGACCTGGTGCGCCAGCACTCCAAGCTGATGTCGCCCCTGGTCTGGGATCTCGCGCACATCGGCAGCCAGGAGGAACTCTGGCTCGTCCGTGACGTGGGCGGCCGTGAGCCGCTGCGCCCGGACCTCGACGAGATCTACGACGCCTTCATGCACGCGCGAGCGGATCGCCCCGGCCTGCCGCTGCTCGGCCCCGCCGACGCCCGCGCCTACGTCCGCGAAGTCCGCGACAAGACCTTCGACGTGCTGGAGAGGTCCCCGCTCGACGACGGGAACGCCTTGCAGCGCAACGCGTTCGCCTTCGGCATGATCACCCAGCACGAGCAGCAGCACGACGAGACCATGCTGGCCACGCACCAGCTGCGCCGCGGTGAGCCGGTGCTGCACGCCCCGTCGCCGCCACCCCGCCGCGCCGGTGCGCTGCCGGCCGAAGTGGTGGTCCCGGCCGGTGCGTTCGTCATGGGCACCACGGCCGAGCCGTGGGCGCTGGACAACGAGCGTCCCGCGCACGAAACCCCGGTGGACGCCTTCGCCATCGACACCACGCCGGTCACCAACGGCGCCTACCTGGAATTCCTCGACGGCGACGGGTACACCGACCCGCGCTGGTGGAGCGAGGAGGGCTGGGCGTACCGCAACGAGCACGACATCGTCGCCCCGCGTTTCTGGCGCCGCGAAGGCGGGCAGTGGTGGCGCGTCCGGTTCGGCGTGCACGAGCGCATCCCGGAGGACGAGCCGGTGGTGCACGTTTCCTTCCACGAGGCCGCCGCGTACGCGGCCTGGGCGGGCAAGCGGCTGCCGACCGAGGCCGAATGGGAGAAAGCCGCCCGCTTCGACCCGGTGTCGGGCCGGTCGCGCCGGTTCCCGTGGGGTGACGAGGAGCCGACAGCCGAGCACGCGAACCTCGGGCAGCGGCACCTGCGCCCGGCCCCGGTGGGCGCGTACCCGGCCGGTGCCTCGCCGCTGGGCGTGCACCAGCTGATCGGGGACGTCTGGGAGTGGACGAGCAGCGACTTCCACGGCTACCCGGGCTTCCGCGCGTTCCCGTACCGCGAGTACTCGGAGGTGTTCTTCGGGCCCGGGTACAAGGTGCTGCGGGGTGGGTCGTTCGGCACGGACGCCGCGGCGATCCGCGGCACCTTCCGCAACTGGGACTACCCGATCCGGCGGCAGATCTTCGCCGGGTTCCGGTGTGCCAGGGACCTGACCGCCGGCGAGCGGGCCTGA
- the egtC gene encoding ergothioneine biosynthesis protein EgtC, producing the protein MCRHVGYVGEPCSPAELLFEAPHSLLHQSYAPADMRGGGTVNADGFGLGWYGAAGEPLRHRRHTPLWTDEGLRPLAASLRTKAFLAAVRNGTVGMPVSEAACAPFGDGRWLFSHNGLVRDWPESVVPLAEKLPVADLLRLPAPTDSVLLWAVLSARLRDGAEPVGAVTGLVGEVEAIAPGSRLNLLLTDGELLVGTAWTHALSYLVTETGVVVASEPCDDRPGWTPVPERHAVTVRGRQVEITPIPC; encoded by the coding sequence ATGTGCCGACACGTGGGTTACGTGGGCGAGCCCTGCTCGCCGGCGGAGCTGCTGTTCGAAGCGCCGCATTCGCTGCTGCACCAGTCGTACGCCCCGGCGGACATGCGGGGCGGCGGCACGGTGAACGCGGACGGCTTCGGCCTCGGCTGGTACGGAGCGGCGGGCGAGCCGCTCCGGCACCGGCGTCATACTCCATTGTGGACAGATGAGGGCCTGCGCCCGCTGGCCGCTTCCCTGCGCACCAAGGCATTTCTCGCGGCGGTGCGCAACGGCACCGTCGGCATGCCGGTGAGCGAGGCGGCCTGCGCGCCGTTCGGCGACGGGCGGTGGCTGTTCAGCCACAACGGCCTGGTCCGGGACTGGCCGGAGTCGGTGGTGCCGCTGGCGGAGAAGCTGCCGGTGGCCGACCTGCTCCGGCTGCCCGCGCCGACCGATTCGGTGCTGCTGTGGGCGGTGCTCTCCGCCCGCCTGCGCGACGGGGCCGAACCGGTCGGTGCGGTGACCGGACTGGTCGGCGAGGTCGAGGCGATCGCGCCGGGGTCCCGGCTGAACCTGCTGCTGACCGACGGCGAACTGCTGGTCGGTACCGCGTGGACCCACGCACTGTCCTATCTGGTCACCGAGACCGGTGTGGTGGTCGCCTCCGAACCCTGCGACGACCGGCCGGGCTGGACCCCGGTGCCCGAACGGCACGCGGTCACCGTCCGCGGCCGTCAGGTCGAGATCACCCCGATTCCCTGCTGA
- the egtD gene encoding L-histidine N(alpha)-methyltransferase, with translation MSEPDLTEHHSPVDVTEALRADVRAGLSALRKWLPPKWFYDAAGSELFEKITALPEYYPTRAEREILAGQAPAIARATGARTLVELGSGSSEKTRLLLDALTAHGTLETFVPLDVSGAALAEATEAIAAEYPKLAVRGVVGDFTEHLDLLPGGSPRVVAFLGGTIGNFLPAERAKFLRSVREVLEPGEWLLLGADLVKEPERLERAYDDAAGVTAEFNRNVLRVINERLGADFDVDAFEHVSHWNAEDEWVEMWLRATEEQVVRIPGADLEVHFAAGEHVRTEISAKFRPEGLAAELAAAGFDVAERWTDAEGLFSLTLAAADRK, from the coding sequence ATGAGCGAACCCGATCTCACCGAGCACCACAGCCCGGTCGACGTCACCGAAGCCCTGCGCGCCGACGTGCGCGCCGGGTTGAGCGCACTCCGCAAGTGGCTGCCGCCCAAGTGGTTCTACGACGCGGCGGGCAGCGAGCTGTTCGAGAAGATCACCGCGCTGCCCGAGTACTACCCGACCAGGGCCGAGCGGGAGATCCTCGCCGGCCAGGCCCCGGCGATCGCGCGGGCCACCGGCGCGCGCACCCTGGTGGAACTGGGGTCGGGGTCGAGCGAGAAGACCCGCCTGCTGCTCGACGCGCTGACCGCGCACGGCACGCTGGAAACGTTCGTGCCACTGGATGTTTCCGGGGCGGCACTGGCCGAAGCCACCGAGGCGATCGCCGCCGAGTACCCGAAGCTCGCCGTGCGCGGCGTGGTCGGCGACTTCACCGAGCACCTGGACCTGCTGCCGGGCGGGTCCCCGCGGGTGGTGGCCTTCCTCGGTGGCACCATCGGCAACTTCCTGCCCGCCGAACGCGCGAAGTTCCTGCGCTCGGTGCGCGAGGTGCTGGAGCCGGGGGAGTGGCTGCTGCTCGGGGCCGACCTGGTGAAGGAGCCCGAACGGCTGGAACGCGCCTACGACGACGCCGCGGGCGTGACCGCCGAGTTCAACCGCAACGTGCTGCGCGTGATCAACGAGCGGCTCGGCGCGGACTTCGACGTGGACGCCTTCGAGCACGTCTCGCACTGGAACGCCGAGGACGAATGGGTCGAAATGTGGTTGCGTGCCACCGAAGAGCAGGTCGTCCGGATCCCGGGGGCCGATCTGGAGGTCCACTTCGCCGCGGGTGAGCACGTGCGCACCGAGATCTCGGCGAAGTTCCGGCCGGAGGGCCTGGCGGCCGAACTGGCCGCCGCCGGGTTCGACGTGGCGGAGCGGTGGACCGACGCCGAGGGCCTCTTCAGCCTGACGCTGGCCGCGGCCGACAGGAAATGA